In uncultured Methanobacterium sp., a genomic segment contains:
- a CDS encoding FkbM family methyltransferase, with protein MNLNQLKIHYLDGEITKEKYIQDMYQIHKTLFEYSKFLKDTDIKKIEISDDSILMTSRESDIKIICNPNDYRIIPIEILNFGFYEKEELDMVLKLVEKGFYFYDIGANIGWYSINIAKKVENIKIFAFEPIPITYNYLKKNIELNNLSQISTFNFGLSDEENEFIFYYYPEGSVNASLVNLSKRQSVEEVLCNVKKLDNFVQDKPVDFIKCDVEGAELLVFKGGLKSINKHKPIIFTELLRKWAFKFDYHPQDVVEILKDLGYSCYVIEGKNLIKIDRITEETVQTNFLFLHYEKHDKQIKELVL; from the coding sequence ATGAATCTTAACCAATTAAAAATACATTATTTAGATGGGGAAATAACTAAAGAAAAATATATCCAGGACATGTATCAAATACATAAGACTCTATTTGAATATAGTAAATTTTTAAAAGATACTGATATTAAAAAAATCGAAATAAGTGATGATAGTATTCTGATGACATCGAGAGAGTCAGATATAAAAATAATATGTAATCCCAATGATTATCGCATAATACCCATTGAAATTTTGAATTTCGGTTTTTATGAGAAAGAAGAACTTGACATGGTCTTAAAATTAGTGGAAAAAGGTTTCTATTTTTATGATATTGGTGCTAATATCGGTTGGTACTCCATCAACATCGCTAAAAAGGTTGAAAATATAAAAATTTTTGCATTTGAACCTATTCCAATAACTTACAATTATCTAAAAAAGAATATTGAACTTAACAATTTATCACAAATCTCTACATTTAACTTTGGACTTTCAGATGAAGAAAATGAATTTATATTCTATTATTACCCTGAAGGTTCTGTTAATGCTTCATTAGTCAACTTATCAAAACGTCAGAGCGTCGAAGAAGTTCTCTGTAATGTAAAAAAACTTGATAATTTTGTTCAAGATAAGCCAGTCGACTTCATAAAGTGTGATGTTGAAGGTGCGGAATTGTTGGTATTTAAAGGAGGCTTAAAAAGCATTAACAAACATAAGCCCATAATTTTCACAGAGTTATTACGTAAATGGGCTTTTAAATTTGATTATCATCCCCAAGATGTAGTAGAAATATTAAAGGATTTAGGATATTCTTGTTATGTTATTGAAGGAAAAAACCTTATAAAAATAGACAGAATTACTGAAGAAACAGTTCAAACTAATTTTTTGTTTTTGCATTATGAAAAACATGACAAGCAAATTAAGGAACTTGTTTTATAA
- a CDS encoding NAD-dependent epimerase/dehydratase family protein has protein sequence MYNPIVKEDMKFIINNDIPWNNLEGKTILISGANGFLASYIVKTILYLNENFFESNAKIIGLVRNKNKALEKFPKKNDALTLQVQDLCQPLKTNFDTDFIIHAASQASPKYYNQDPVGTLCPNIVGTYQLLELARKNDLENFLFFSSGEVYGETKHFPTSENDYGYVNPTEIRSCYAESKRMGENMCVSWFKQYGVPTKIIRPFHTYGPGMSLDDGRVFADFVSDIINRQNIVMKSHGKAKRAFCYLADAIAGFFTVLFKGQKGESYNVGNDKGEISISDLANKLVNLYPEYKLKVIREIRKDSDYLESKISRNSPDISKIRSLGWEPYYSIDEGFKRTVESFNFTKIH, from the coding sequence ATGTACAATCCAATTGTTAAAGAAGATATGAAATTCATTATCAACAATGATATTCCTTGGAATAACTTAGAAGGAAAAACTATTTTAATATCAGGGGCTAATGGCTTTTTAGCATCTTACATCGTTAAAACTATATTGTACTTAAATGAAAATTTTTTCGAATCGAATGCTAAAATTATTGGATTAGTGAGAAATAAAAACAAGGCATTGGAAAAATTTCCCAAAAAAAATGATGCGTTAACACTACAAGTACAAGATTTATGCCAACCATTAAAAACCAATTTTGATACTGATTTCATAATACATGCAGCAAGCCAAGCCAGCCCTAAATACTATAATCAAGATCCAGTTGGTACCCTCTGCCCCAATATTGTAGGTACTTACCAGTTACTTGAATTGGCCCGAAAAAATGACTTAGAAAATTTTTTATTTTTTAGTAGTGGGGAAGTTTATGGTGAGACCAAGCACTTTCCTACCTCAGAGAACGATTATGGTTATGTGAATCCTACTGAAATCAGATCATGCTATGCTGAGAGTAAAAGAATGGGGGAAAATATGTGTGTCTCCTGGTTTAAACAATATGGTGTGCCTACTAAAATAATTCGCCCATTCCATACATATGGGCCAGGTATGAGTTTAGATGATGGTCGGGTTTTTGCAGATTTTGTTTCCGACATCATAAACCGTCAAAACATTGTAATGAAAAGTCATGGGAAAGCTAAAAGAGCATTTTGCTATTTAGCTGATGCTATTGCCGGCTTTTTTACAGTATTATTTAAAGGTCAAAAAGGTGAATCCTATAATGTTGGTAATGATAAAGGAGAAATTAGTATCAGTGATTTAGCTAATAAACTAGTCAATTTATATCCAGAATACAAGTTAAAGGTAATTAGAGAAATACGAAAAGATTCCGATTACCTTGAAAGCAAGATATCAAGAAACTCTCCAGACATATCAAAAATTCGTTCATTAGGTTGGGAACCTTATTATTCTATTGATGAGGGATTTAAAAGGACAGTAGAAAGCTTTAATTTTACGAAAATTCATTAA
- the rfbH gene encoding lipopolysaccharide biosynthesis protein RfbH, with amino-acid sequence MDEKKLRMEIFEKIIAFYKLKTEKEAFIPGESHINYAGRIYNENEMIALVDSALDFWLTAGRYAQKFEESLAEFLDIKYCLTTNSGSSANLLAISALTSPKLGEKRLIAGDEVITTACGFPTTLNPIIQNNLKPVFIDVELGTYNIKTEIIEEAITDKTKAIFVPHTLGNPVNIDKIIEIVKNHDLWFVEDNCDALGSQYNGKYTGSFGHISTCSFYPAHHITMGEGGAVLTNDPLLKDIITSFRDWGRDCWCEPGCDNTCGKRFGWQLGELPYGYDHKYIYSHIGYNLKVTDMQAAVGVEQLKKLPNFIQTRKGNFEEIYRRLKIYDEYLVLPQREENANPSWFGFPILVKDNAPFIRDDLVNHLEKNKIATRMLFGGNLTKQPAYQDVDYRIAGSLENTDMVINNLFWIGVYPGITTEKMDYMLNIFETFMNGIK; translated from the coding sequence GTGGATGAAAAAAAACTTCGAATGGAAATATTTGAAAAAATCATTGCATTTTATAAACTTAAGACCGAAAAAGAAGCATTCATTCCTGGCGAATCTCATATTAACTATGCGGGGAGAATTTATAACGAAAATGAAATGATTGCTTTAGTAGATTCTGCTCTTGACTTCTGGCTTACGGCTGGCAGATATGCACAAAAATTCGAAGAATCACTTGCTGAATTCTTAGATATTAAATACTGTTTAACAACAAACTCAGGGTCATCCGCTAATTTACTTGCCATTTCCGCACTCACCTCCCCCAAGCTAGGTGAAAAGAGATTGATAGCAGGCGATGAAGTTATTACAACTGCATGTGGATTTCCAACAACCTTAAATCCCATTATTCAAAACAATTTAAAACCCGTCTTTATTGATGTTGAGCTGGGAACTTACAATATTAAAACTGAAATTATTGAAGAAGCTATAACCGATAAAACAAAAGCCATCTTTGTACCACATACTCTAGGAAATCCAGTTAATATTGATAAAATTATTGAAATAGTTAAAAATCATGATTTATGGTTTGTTGAAGATAACTGTGACGCATTAGGCTCTCAGTATAATGGAAAATATACGGGATCCTTTGGACATATTTCAACTTGTAGTTTTTATCCGGCTCATCATATAACAATGGGTGAAGGTGGAGCTGTCTTAACAAACGATCCTTTATTAAAAGATATAATAACCTCATTTAGGGATTGGGGTAGAGATTGCTGGTGTGAACCCGGTTGTGATAACACTTGCGGAAAAAGATTTGGTTGGCAATTGGGAGAATTGCCTTATGGATATGATCACAAATACATTTATTCCCATATTGGCTACAACCTAAAAGTAACGGATATGCAAGCTGCCGTGGGAGTAGAACAGTTGAAAAAACTTCCAAACTTCATTCAAACTCGTAAAGGTAATTTTGAAGAAATTTATAGGCGATTAAAGATATATGATGAATATTTGGTATTACCTCAAAGGGAAGAAAATGCCAATCCCAGCTGGTTTGGATTCCCAATTTTAGTGAAAGATAATGCTCCATTTATCCGTGATGATTTGGTAAATCACCTAGAAAAAAATAAGATAGCCACTAGAATGCTTTTCGGTGGTAATTTAACAAAACAGCCAGCTTATCAGGATGTTGATTACAGAATAGCTGGTTCTCTAGAAAATACTGATATGGTGATTAATAATTTATTTTGGATAGGAGTTTACCCCGGTATAACTACAGAAAAAATGGACTACATGCTGAACATCTTTGAAACCTTCATGAATGGGATTAAATGA